A segment of the Solanum lycopersicum chromosome 9, SLM_r2.1 genome:
AAGTAAATTAAAGTTGCAGCTTATTTTTACCTGCGGCAACGGTGAGCCATATATGTGCCTAAATTCCCTGAAGTGTTTCCTGAGATATTCCTCCAATTTAGGAACATCTTGCCTCCTAAAGACATCCCATAGAGCACCGCCACCATCTGCGTCTTCAAATCCTTCAGGCTTATCCTGCCCGAAAAGAGAACTACTATCCTCTCCGTCTTTCTTTGTTTCACAAGCAGCTTTTACACTTCGCAGGCAATACTTCTTATTCTCAACTTTCAAACCATCACATTTCTGTTTCTCCTGAGAAAAGTTCATCCCTTTCAGCACAGGTTTTTCATTTACATTAGGGACGTAATCCTTAATGCTCTCATGTGTCCTGTTAGCATTATCAGCTGCAAATTCCCTCTGATCCTGCTCTTTGTGAACCTGTTTCAACTTCTTTATAACGGAGAGTTGTTCATCTGTTGGGACTACTGCTTGAGTGTTCATCAACATGTTGACCTAAAATATACAGAATGTTAGAGTGCATACTAATATTTCCGAGTATTTAGATCTCTACAGTACCAGCAACTTGTTACACTACATTTTGAAGAATCCCAACATACCGTATCAGTCATAACATAGTGTAGTTTGGTGACTGAGTCTCCGCGTCCAAGCTCCTCAGGAAAACCATAAGCAATGTATGCCTTAGGCCCTAAATCTGGCTTCCCG
Coding sequences within it:
- the LOC138338106 gene encoding lysine-specific demethylase JMJ26-like, yielding MLMNTQAVVPTDEQLSVIKKLKQVHKEQDQREFAADNANRTHESIKDYVPNVNEKPVLKGMNFSQEKQKCDGLKVENKKYCLRSVKAACETKKDGEDSSSLFGQDKPEGFEDADGGGALWDVFRRQDVPKLEEYLRKHFREFRHIYGSPLPQVKISCNFNLLLHF